The Amphiura filiformis chromosome 12, Afil_fr2py, whole genome shotgun sequence genome includes a region encoding these proteins:
- the LOC140165337 gene encoding uncharacterized protein — protein MAVGETRQQKVHTGEVKDLTPIILADTEESITLKVWTTIGDKLPVVKGATYVMKNVTCRMYNGELSLTCTVDTKFLASKRKMTPIEIDAKILDTRVKVKGNFLTVGIVGKLECISCAKTWPDDKECKIVKCPDCKKAQLRNKRRVDIKTEFKNEGDIIPLVLCSDTLPWLGELYARADGSLEEELLINQFVIIYDRNSNKVLQMTKVE, from the exons ATGGCCGTTGGGGAGACTCGTCAACAGAAGGTGCACACCGGAGAGGTGAAAGATTTAACACCAATCATATTGGCTGATACTGAGGAATCTATCACATTAAAAGTGTGGACTACAATTGGAGACAAG TTACCTGTGGTGAAAGGTGCTACTTATGTGATGAAGAATGTTACCTGTCGGATGTACAATGGCGAATTATCGCTTACATGCACAGTGGATACAAAGTTTCTAGCTTCCAAGCGCAAAATGACCCCAATAGAAATCGATGCCAAAATCTTGGATACAAGAGTAAAAGTAAAGG GAAATTTCTTGACCGTGGGAATTGTCGGGAAATTGGAATGCATTTCGTGTGCTAAAACATGGCCAGATGACAAAGAGTGCAAGATAGTGAAATGCCCGGATTGCAAAAAAGCTCAGCTAAGGAACAAAAGAAGAGTAGATATCAAGACAGAGTTCAAGAATGAGGGGGATATTATTCCCCTCGTTCTCTGCAGTGATACATTGCCGTGGTTAGGGGAACTTTATGCTAGAGCCGACGGAAGCTTAGAAGAGGAGCTCCTCATCAACCAGTTTGTTATAATCTATGATAGAAATAGTAACAAGGTATTGCAGATGACAAAAGTTGAATGA